In Juglans microcarpa x Juglans regia isolate MS1-56 chromosome 8D, Jm3101_v1.0, whole genome shotgun sequence, the following are encoded in one genomic region:
- the LOC121241986 gene encoding putative laccase-9, whose protein sequence is MALPSGFLGLLLLLLHGMLFGLAQGDVHLYDFVLKETSFTRLCSSKSMLVVNESLPGPVIRVTKGDTVFVNVHNQGDYGVTIHWHGVHQPRNPWSDGPEYITQCPIEAGSNFTYEVIFSDEEGTLWWHAHSDWTRAGVHGAIVVMPNNDTGFPFPQPDGEEILVLGSWYKGDVNAEVAEDLEDGSDTPRSDSYIINGQPGDLLPCSAENTYRWQVDYGKTYLLRLVNAAMNAELYFAIAQHVLTVVGLDGSYLKPVVTEYVMISPGQTMDILVTANQTRPGRYYMAARQFDSVRPDDTDYDQTNATAILEYRGNYTPTSTPIFPSSLPTYEDIKSAIYFTDRLRSLADQDHPVNVPKNITTMMYISVAMNSITFDYEGTSRSSLSSSLNNVSWVNPTTDVLLAYYRNMSGFYTTDFPDFPPTLYNFTADTAPDYTTDTSQGTRVKVLDYNEEVEIVFQGTTVLDASEDHPMHLHGYTFYVVGSGDGNFDNETDPANSYNLVDPPKMNTVSLPKRGWVALRFKASNPGVWLWHCHLDRHLSWGMNTVFIVKNGDTPETSIREPPTYMPSCEGSLPIRLLNFDDSNERE, encoded by the exons ATGGCTTTGCCTTCAGGGTTTCTTGGgcttctgcttcttcttctccacgGGATGCTCTTTGGTTTGGCTCAAGGCGACGTCCATTTATACGACTTTGTC CTGAAGGAGACCAGCTTTACAAGGCTGTGCAGCAGCAAGAGTATGTTGGTTGTAAATGAAAGTTTGCCAGGCCCTGTGATTCGTGTCACGAAAGGGGATACTGTATTTGTAAACGTCCACAATCAAGGAGACTATGGTGTTACGATTCATTG gCATGGAGTGCATCAACCGAGGAATCCATGGTCGGATGGTCCAGAGTACATTACACAGTGCCCCATAGAGGCAGGATCAAACTTCACATATGAGGTCATATTTTCGGATGAGGAAGGAACACTTTGGTGGCATGCCCACAGTGACTGGACACGAGCTGGCGTCCATGGTGCTATTGTTGTTATGCCCAACAACGACACCGGTTTTCCATTTCCCCAGCCTGATGGAGAAGAAATTCTCGTACTcg GATCTTGGTATAAAGGTGACGTAAATGCGGAAGTTGCTGAGGACCTCGAAGATGGTTCTGACACTCCTCGCTCAGATTCTTATATCATCAATGGACAACCTGGTGATCTCCTCCCTTGCTCTGCCG AAAATACATACAGGTGGCAAGTGGATTATGGGAAGACGTACCTTCTTCGGTTAGTCAATGCAGCCATGAACGCAGAGCTCTATTTTGCGATTGCTCAACATGTTCTCACCGTGGTAGGATTGGATGGATCATACCTTAAACCTGTTGTCACCGAATATGTCATGATCTCCCCAGGACAGACCATGGACATTTTGGTGACAGCAAACCAGACACGTCCCGGCCGCTATTACATGGCTGCAAGACAGTTTGATAGTGTTAGGCCGGATGACACAGACTATGACCAAACAAATGCCACAGCAATTCTTGAATATAGAGGCAATTACACTCCAACATCTACCCCCATTTTCCCTAGCAGTCTTCCAACCTACGAGGACATCAAGTCTGCAATCTACTTCACAGATCGTCTTAGGAGTTTAGCCGATCAAGACCACCCGGTTAATGTCCCCAAAAACATAACCACCATGATGTATATTTCAGTTGCCATGAACAGTATTACGTTTGACTATGAGGGAACCTCTAGAAGTTCTCTTTCTTCGAGCTTAAACAACGTCAGTTGGGTTAACCCCACCACAGATGTACTACTGGCCTACTACAG GAACATGAGTGGATTTTACACCACAGATTTTCCAGACTTTCCGCCAACTTTATACAACTTCACGGCAGACACAGCTCCTGATTATACAACTGACACCTCACAAGGAACGAGGGTGAAGGTGCTTGATTACAATGAAGAGGTGGAGATAGTGTTTCAGGGTACTACTGTGCTTGATGCATCGGAGGACCATCCAATGCACCTGCATGGCTACACCTTTTACGTGGTTGGCTCAGGAGATGGCAACTTCGATAATGAGACTGACCCTGCAAATAGCTACAATTTGGTCGATCCGCCTAAAATGAATACCGTTTCCCTGCCCAAGAGAGGATGGGTTGCCCTTAGATTCAAAGCTAGTAATCCAG GAGTATGGCTATGGCATTGCCATTTGGATCGACATCTAAGTTGGGGAATGAACACTGTCTTCATAGTGAAAAATGGCGACACTCCTGAGACGAGCATCCGCGAACCCCCTACTTACATGCCTTCTTGTGAAGGTTCATTGCCCATTAGGCTCCTAAATTTTGACGACTCGAACGAGCGAGAATAA